In the genome of Natronorubrum sediminis, one region contains:
- a CDS encoding helix-turn-helix domain-containing protein, translated as MSTIAEFRLPAAETTLGTALEHASEATFELESSVSKTNPSLWVSDVDRETVERAFELDDSVAAYELLVETDSRLLFDVSFENGTKRLRDELLADGGSVLEMWGTNGWWQVRVRFPDRDTLVDAYDRLEETGISVDLRRVSDVSTVSGTDTRLTPQQQEALEAALEHGYFEIPRGISMEELAEELGISHQALSERFRRAYETLVDDELQPAREQSNVR; from the coding sequence ATGTCGACGATAGCCGAGTTCCGGCTCCCTGCAGCGGAGACGACGCTGGGGACAGCACTCGAACACGCATCCGAGGCCACGTTCGAACTCGAGTCCTCGGTATCCAAGACCAACCCCTCCCTGTGGGTCTCAGACGTCGACCGCGAGACCGTCGAACGGGCGTTCGAACTGGACGACTCAGTCGCGGCGTACGAACTGCTCGTCGAGACGGACTCCCGACTGCTCTTCGACGTGAGTTTCGAGAACGGAACGAAACGACTCCGCGACGAATTGCTCGCCGACGGCGGCTCCGTCCTCGAGATGTGGGGGACCAACGGTTGGTGGCAGGTTCGCGTGCGATTCCCCGACAGAGACACCCTCGTCGACGCCTACGATAGACTCGAGGAGACGGGCATTTCCGTCGACTTGCGACGAGTCAGCGACGTGAGCACGGTCTCCGGCACGGACACCAGACTGACCCCCCAACAACAGGAAGCGCTCGAGGCCGCACTCGAGCACGGCTATTTCGAAATCCCCCGTGGTATCTCGATGGAGGAACTGGCCGAGGAGTTAGGCATCTCGCATCAGGCGCTCTCCGAACGGTTTCGTCGGGCGTACGAGACGCTGGTCGACGACGAACTTCAGCCGGCGCGCGAGCAATCGAACGTCAGGTGA
- a CDS encoding molybdopterin biosynthesis protein encodes MERKEFRDLASPAAAREAIESLSLEGGIDRVPLEEASGRVLVARLDAELDVPGFDRASLDGYALAARETFGADEADPAELEVVGEVHAGEEPSIDLEAGEAVEISTGAVMPSGADAMVPVERTDIDTETKTVRIRTSVAPGDNVMFAGADVAAGERALGPGTQITPRDIGLLSALGIDEVPVRARPTVGIVSTGDELVRPGGDLESARGEIYDVNSYTIAAGVEDAGGEAVLYPHAGDEQAEMEAILKEAAEECDLVLSSGSTSASAVDVIYRVIEEQGELLLHGVSVKPGKPMLVGRLGGSDGSDGSNGDGRSSTVDSAYVGLPGYPVSAMMVFRTFVAPAIRAAAGVPEPDSATVSGVMAREERYGEGRLRLMPVGVVEREDDSPLVYPVDKGSGATTSLAEADGVVEVSPETDYLEEGESVAVTLFSPDVRPPTLLGIGEDDPTLNRLLDGLENPRYLSVGTRPGLRRLRDGVPDVAVVAGPLERDVDAVELGRWRREWGLVVRPGNPDELEGLADLLEHDLRFVNRTTDSGLRSSLEAELDAIAADRDERPEDVRDAIDGFDLALRAHESPARKVIGGDADAGLGLRETADRLDLAFVPVDSEPVRVLANPDRVDTESVRELEAALESDSEIDIAR; translated from the coding sequence ATGGAACGCAAGGAATTTCGCGATCTCGCGTCGCCGGCGGCCGCACGAGAGGCGATCGAGTCGCTCTCGCTCGAGGGCGGAATCGACCGCGTGCCACTCGAGGAGGCCAGCGGGCGCGTGCTCGTCGCGCGACTCGACGCCGAACTCGACGTGCCCGGATTCGATCGCGCGAGTCTGGACGGCTACGCGCTCGCTGCTCGAGAGACGTTCGGTGCCGACGAGGCGGACCCGGCCGAACTCGAAGTCGTCGGCGAGGTCCACGCCGGTGAAGAACCGTCGATCGACCTCGAGGCGGGCGAAGCCGTCGAGATTTCGACCGGCGCGGTGATGCCCTCGGGGGCCGACGCGATGGTTCCCGTCGAGCGAACCGATATCGACACCGAGACGAAGACCGTCCGAATTCGAACGTCGGTCGCACCCGGCGACAACGTCATGTTCGCCGGTGCCGACGTCGCGGCGGGCGAACGCGCGCTCGGACCGGGAACGCAGATTACGCCCCGTGATATCGGGTTGCTCTCCGCACTCGGTATCGACGAGGTGCCCGTCCGCGCTCGCCCGACGGTCGGCATCGTCTCGACCGGCGACGAACTCGTGCGGCCGGGAGGCGACCTCGAGAGCGCTCGCGGGGAGATCTACGACGTCAACAGCTACACGATCGCCGCGGGGGTCGAAGACGCCGGCGGCGAGGCGGTGCTCTACCCACACGCGGGCGACGAGCAAGCGGAGATGGAGGCAATTCTCAAAGAGGCTGCCGAGGAGTGTGACCTCGTCCTCTCCTCCGGATCGACCAGCGCGAGCGCGGTCGACGTCATCTACCGAGTGATCGAAGAGCAAGGCGAACTCCTCCTTCACGGCGTCAGCGTCAAACCGGGGAAGCCGATGCTCGTCGGCCGACTCGGGGGCTCGGACGGGTCGGATGGCTCGAACGGTGACGGTCGCTCGTCAACTGTCGACTCCGCGTACGTCGGGTTGCCCGGCTACCCCGTCTCCGCGATGATGGTCTTTCGAACGTTCGTCGCGCCCGCGATTCGCGCGGCCGCCGGCGTCCCCGAACCCGACTCGGCGACGGTGTCGGGCGTCATGGCTCGAGAGGAACGCTACGGCGAAGGTCGACTCCGGCTCATGCCCGTGGGGGTCGTCGAACGCGAGGACGATTCGCCACTCGTCTACCCCGTCGACAAGGGAAGTGGTGCGACGACGAGTCTCGCCGAGGCCGACGGCGTCGTCGAAGTGAGCCCGGAGACCGATTACCTCGAGGAAGGCGAATCCGTCGCGGTCACGCTCTTCTCACCGGACGTTCGGCCACCCACGTTGCTCGGCATCGGCGAGGACGATCCGACGCTGAACCGACTGCTCGACGGCCTCGAGAACCCTCGCTACCTCTCGGTTGGCACGAGACCCGGCCTTCGGCGACTCCGCGACGGCGTCCCCGATGTCGCCGTGGTCGCTGGTCCGCTCGAGCGCGACGTGGACGCAGTCGAACTCGGCCGCTGGCGCCGCGAGTGGGGCCTCGTCGTTAGGCCCGGCAACCCCGACGAACTCGAGGGACTGGCGGACCTGCTCGAGCACGATCTTCGGTTCGTCAATCGGACGACCGACTCCGGACTTCGCTCGAGTCTCGAGGCCGAACTGGACGCAATTGCTGCCGATCGAGACGAGCGTCCGGAGGACGTTCGTGACGCCATCGACGGCTTCGACCTGGCGCTTCGCGCTCACGAGAGTCCCGCTCGGAAGGTAATCGGCGGCGACGCGGACGCTGGACTCGGCCTTCGCGAAACGGCTGACCGACTCGACCTCGCGTTCGTTCCCGTCGATTCGGAACCCGTTCGCGTCCTCGCGAACCCGGATCGAGTCGACACGGAGAGCGTGCGCGAACTCGAGGCTGCACTCGAATCCGACTCGGAGATCGACATCGCTCGTTGA
- a CDS encoding serine hydrolase domain-containing protein, with product MSRLAESDRERISSLFDRHLEVGLHHGAQLTVSLDGEQVLDLAGGVTGPNGDEETPARRHVLFSSTKPYAAVTLHTLVDEGLLSYDDRVVDHWPEFADSGSEKAEITVRQVLSHTAGLPRGEIDRRPDLWPDWDAVIEQLEEMELVYSPGDVPAYHPLTFGWLVGELVRRITGTPIEEAAAERVFDPLEMTNTGIGLRDHETDDVATLTAFDEFDRCRDPGEGMGDHNAVAAPFNTEAIHRAVIPAATGIGTASDMARFYACLANGGELEGTRILSEETVEELTALEAETEADGTLDREARFALGFWKGGTTAAPYGVLSPERVFGHAGLGSSVGWADPEEGIAFSYVTNGVREGSYEHTARVNALADALRLALATP from the coding sequence ATGTCACGACTTGCCGAATCTGATCGCGAGCGAATTAGTTCATTGTTCGACCGACACCTCGAGGTCGGACTCCACCACGGCGCGCAGTTAACGGTCTCTCTCGACGGCGAACAGGTACTCGACCTCGCGGGCGGAGTGACGGGACCGAACGGTGACGAGGAGACGCCCGCCCGTCGACACGTCCTCTTCTCGTCGACAAAACCGTACGCGGCCGTTACGCTCCACACGCTCGTCGACGAGGGCCTGCTCTCCTACGACGACCGCGTCGTCGACCACTGGCCCGAGTTCGCCGACTCCGGCAGCGAAAAGGCCGAAATCACGGTTCGACAGGTGCTGAGTCACACAGCCGGCCTCCCACGGGGTGAGATCGACCGACGGCCGGACCTCTGGCCCGACTGGGACGCCGTCATCGAGCAACTCGAGGAGATGGAACTCGTCTATTCTCCCGGAGACGTGCCGGCCTATCACCCGCTGACGTTCGGCTGGCTCGTCGGTGAACTCGTGCGCCGGATTACGGGGACGCCGATCGAGGAAGCCGCCGCCGAACGCGTGTTCGATCCCCTCGAGATGACGAATACTGGAATCGGGCTCCGAGATCACGAGACCGACGACGTCGCGACTCTCACCGCGTTCGACGAGTTCGACCGCTGTCGCGACCCCGGCGAGGGAATGGGCGATCACAACGCCGTCGCTGCGCCGTTCAACACCGAAGCGATCCACCGAGCCGTCATTCCCGCGGCGACGGGCATCGGAACGGCGAGCGACATGGCCCGATTCTACGCCTGCCTCGCAAACGGCGGCGAACTCGAGGGCACGCGCATTCTCTCGGAGGAGACCGTCGAGGAACTGACCGCCCTCGAGGCCGAAACGGAGGCAGACGGCACGCTCGATCGCGAGGCGCGCTTCGCGTTGGGCTTTTGGAAAGGCGGAACGACGGCCGCACCGTACGGCGTGCTCTCGCCGGAGCGCGTCTTCGGGCACGCCGGACTCGGCAGTAGCGTCGGGTGGGCCGACCCCGAAGAAGGGATCGCCTTCTCCTACGTGACGAACGGTGTCCGCGAAGGATCCTACGAACATACCGCGCGGGTAAACGCCCTCGCGGACGCGCTTCGACTCGCACTCGCGACACCCTGA
- a CDS encoding molybdopterin molybdotransferase MoeA — MDGADSDRKQSGFKVRTPVDEARRILREAVVGEGAEIEPETGIETIDIERADGRILAAPITAARSVPHYQRAAMDGYAVRAADTFGASDRSPEVLRIADKTGGDASVSADTAARVHTGSALPEGADAVVMIEHVAERESVGELEVEDAVAEGENVAPVGEDIEEDQHLYEAGHRLRPSDLGLLRSAGYAKVTVATPPTVGVVPTGEELVERDPDPGEVVETNGLTVSRLVERWGGTATYRDVVTDDPDSLRVAIQRDLTKDVVVTTGGSSVGQRDLLPEVIDDLGEVLVHGVGLKPGHPVCLGIVEETPVLALPGYPVACIVNAVQFLRPVMNWLEGTTPAPHPTTNARLERKIPSEPGTRTFARVQLEEREFGDGDFGPDEPRYRAIPTRASGSGVLSSVALADGWVVVGDEREGIPAGETVAVENWEPTV, encoded by the coding sequence ATGGACGGAGCCGACAGCGACCGGAAGCAATCTGGGTTCAAAGTACGGACGCCGGTGGACGAAGCGCGTCGGATACTTCGGGAGGCGGTCGTCGGAGAAGGGGCCGAAATCGAGCCCGAAACGGGTATCGAGACGATCGACATCGAGCGTGCGGACGGCCGGATACTCGCCGCGCCGATCACGGCAGCGCGGAGCGTTCCCCACTACCAACGGGCGGCGATGGACGGCTACGCCGTTCGCGCGGCCGATACGTTCGGTGCGAGTGACCGCTCACCCGAAGTGCTGCGGATCGCCGACAAGACGGGTGGTGACGCGTCCGTTTCGGCAGACACCGCCGCTCGAGTCCACACGGGAAGCGCCCTGCCGGAGGGTGCCGACGCAGTCGTCATGATCGAACACGTCGCCGAACGCGAATCGGTCGGCGAACTCGAGGTCGAAGACGCCGTCGCGGAGGGTGAGAACGTCGCTCCCGTCGGAGAGGATATCGAAGAGGACCAACACCTCTACGAGGCAGGTCATCGCCTTCGGCCGTCGGACCTCGGTCTCCTGCGGTCTGCGGGGTACGCGAAGGTAACCGTCGCGACGCCACCGACAGTAGGCGTCGTGCCGACGGGCGAGGAACTCGTCGAGCGCGACCCGGATCCGGGGGAAGTCGTCGAGACGAACGGTCTCACCGTTTCCCGACTCGTCGAACGCTGGGGTGGCACGGCCACGTACCGAGACGTCGTCACCGACGATCCTGACTCGTTGCGCGTGGCGATCCAGCGCGATCTGACAAAGGACGTCGTCGTCACCACGGGTGGCTCCTCGGTCGGCCAGCGAGACCTCCTCCCCGAAGTCATCGACGACCTCGGCGAGGTGCTCGTCCACGGCGTCGGGCTCAAACCCGGCCACCCCGTCTGTCTCGGTATCGTCGAAGAGACGCCCGTACTCGCCCTTCCCGGCTACCCCGTCGCCTGCATCGTCAACGCCGTCCAGTTCCTCCGGCCCGTCATGAACTGGCTCGAGGGGACGACGCCTGCACCCCATCCGACGACGAACGCCCGACTCGAGCGCAAGATCCCGAGTGAACCCGGCACGCGAACGTTCGCACGCGTACAACTCGAGGAGCGCGAATTCGGGGACGGAGACTTCGGACCGGACGAGCCCCGCTACCGGGCGATTCCGACCAGGGCGAGTGGATCGGGTGTGCTCTCGAGCGTCGCACTCGCCGACGGCTGGGTGGTCGTCGGCGACGAGCGCGAGGGAATCCCCGCAGGAGAGACCGTCGCCGTCGAAAACTGGGAACCGACCGTCTAG
- a CDS encoding GIDE domain-containing protein codes for MTLQLEPVTLTILAVGVVVAVPFCWYGISELRLANRILRSEPNSVLDTTDGGHVELRGMAQPLEADRLCRSPISATPCLAFECEVETLSSSGTQNSSSWSTVYTDQEYVPFRLEDGDGNVLIEPPGADFRLETDAQAKVDAGTEPPSAVAQFIEETDEVDAQNTGDDRGLLDRFTDTDRRFTERLLVPDGSVHVFGTARYDTTVSSAPGQVNAAVGLDEAAYADSRWLRLRHSLMGDPFIISDSTERQLGLRAGAYGLFSVALGLLAAGIAVFWAF; via the coding sequence ATGACCCTCCAACTCGAGCCCGTGACGCTGACGATACTCGCCGTGGGTGTCGTGGTGGCGGTACCGTTTTGCTGGTACGGCATTAGCGAACTCCGACTCGCGAACCGAATCCTGCGTTCGGAGCCGAATTCGGTACTCGACACCACCGACGGCGGCCACGTCGAACTTCGCGGCATGGCACAGCCACTCGAGGCCGATCGATTGTGTCGCTCGCCGATCAGCGCCACACCGTGTCTCGCCTTCGAGTGTGAAGTCGAGACGCTCTCCTCGAGCGGTACGCAGAACTCCTCGAGCTGGTCGACCGTCTACACCGACCAGGAGTACGTCCCGTTCAGACTCGAAGACGGCGACGGGAACGTCCTGATCGAGCCGCCGGGTGCCGATTTTCGCCTCGAGACGGACGCACAGGCGAAAGTCGACGCCGGAACGGAACCGCCGTCGGCCGTCGCGCAATTCATCGAGGAAACGGACGAAGTCGACGCACAGAACACGGGAGACGACCGGGGACTTCTCGATCGGTTCACGGACACCGACCGACGCTTCACCGAACGTCTCCTCGTTCCCGACGGGTCGGTTCACGTCTTCGGGACGGCCCGCTACGACACGACCGTCTCGAGCGCACCGGGACAGGTCAACGCCGCCGTCGGCCTCGACGAGGCGGCCTACGCCGACAGTCGGTGGCTCCGTCTCCGCCACTCGCTAATGGGTGATCCGTTCATCATTTCCGACAGCACGGAACGGCAACTCGGGCTTCGTGCCGGCGCGTATGGACTCTTCAGCGTCGCACTCGGACTCCTCGCCGCAGGAATCGCCGTCTTCTGGGCGTTTTGA
- a CDS encoding Hsp20/alpha crystallin family protein, translating to MPALRDALGDLSEDIFFDLLESDDDYLLVLDVPGVSAELLDLTVENGRISIDAHREKPTDDHYHYLEENRSLFLDVDLPVPEDVIETEATATVERGVLELTLPKRSGGGETTIDVVDQDEDENK from the coding sequence ATGCCAGCGCTTCGTGACGCACTGGGCGATCTCTCCGAAGACATCTTCTTCGATCTCCTCGAGAGCGACGACGACTACCTCCTCGTTCTCGACGTTCCCGGCGTCTCCGCCGAATTGCTCGATCTCACGGTCGAAAACGGGCGGATCTCTATCGACGCACACCGCGAGAAACCAACCGACGACCACTACCACTACCTCGAGGAGAACCGCTCGCTCTTTCTCGACGTCGACCTTCCGGTTCCCGAGGACGTGATCGAAACGGAGGCGACGGCGACGGTCGAACGCGGCGTACTCGAACTGACGCTGCCAAAACGCTCGGGTGGCGGCGAGACGACGATCGACGTCGTCGACCAGGACGAAGACGAGAACAAGTAA
- a CDS encoding ABC1 kinase family protein, producing MLVAFARDRRRFLFFGRSRRVDSETHRQRAEVLLESLLTLGPTFIKLGQLLSTRPDVLPPAYIDVLSALQDEVPPAEWADAKAVFEDELGPVDDYFSEFDTEAISGASLGQVYRGRVDPSSDLAGRDEADDATAESDAREREVAVKIRRPEIESLVSADLRVIKWSLPILLTFVDESRAFSLENLADEFAKTIREEMDYEREAEMLQEIRGNFEGDDRFLVPDVLESHSGERVLTMEYIEGTKINDVDALDEKGIDRTQIAENLERSYLQMIIDDGVFHADPHPGNLAVTDDGRIVFYDFGMSGRVDSFVQEKIVDFYVAVANQDIDGILDALIEVGTLSPDADRGVMAEVMEIAIQDARGQDVEQYRINQIVGQIEDSIYVFPFRLPKNLALVLRVATVVEGVCVTLDPEFDFIDVATDYLTEEGYREETARQYVAETGQQLRQTGESLTRLAPKTERTLDRLERDDLFVRIGLEDEEDVFNTFAKRLIYGMLLTMSLFSMGVLYALQAPEASIVAAVFSFVVAIQLYRSFREPRSTRVKPQFTRQNMRQRREEE from the coding sequence CTGCTCGTCGCCTTCGCCCGTGACCGACGGCGGTTTCTGTTCTTCGGTCGGTCGCGACGGGTCGACTCGGAGACACACCGCCAACGCGCCGAGGTGCTCCTCGAGTCGCTGTTGACGCTTGGACCGACGTTCATCAAACTCGGGCAACTGCTCTCGACGCGCCCCGACGTGTTGCCCCCCGCGTACATCGACGTGCTCTCGGCGCTTCAGGACGAGGTGCCACCAGCCGAGTGGGCGGACGCGAAAGCCGTGTTCGAGGACGAACTCGGTCCCGTCGACGACTACTTCAGCGAGTTCGACACCGAGGCGATCAGCGGCGCGAGTCTGGGACAGGTGTACCGAGGACGCGTCGACCCGTCGTCCGACCTTGCTGGAAGAGACGAGGCCGACGACGCTACGGCCGAAAGCGACGCCCGCGAACGCGAGGTCGCCGTCAAAATCCGCCGTCCCGAAATCGAATCGCTCGTTTCGGCCGACCTCCGGGTCATCAAGTGGTCCCTTCCCATCTTGCTCACCTTCGTCGACGAGTCGCGGGCGTTCTCGCTCGAGAACCTCGCCGACGAGTTCGCCAAGACCATCCGCGAGGAGATGGATTACGAGCGCGAAGCCGAGATGCTTCAGGAGATCCGAGGGAACTTCGAGGGCGACGACCGATTCCTCGTCCCGGACGTCCTCGAGAGCCACTCCGGTGAGCGCGTACTCACGATGGAGTACATCGAGGGGACGAAGATCAACGACGTCGACGCGCTCGATGAGAAGGGGATCGACCGAACCCAAATCGCCGAAAACCTCGAGCGCTCGTACCTGCAGATGATCATCGACGACGGCGTCTTTCACGCCGATCCGCACCCGGGGAACCTCGCGGTGACGGACGACGGCCGGATCGTCTTCTACGACTTCGGGATGTCCGGCCGCGTCGATTCGTTCGTCCAGGAGAAGATCGTCGACTTCTACGTCGCGGTGGCCAACCAGGATATCGACGGCATTCTCGACGCGTTGATCGAGGTCGGAACGCTCAGTCCGGACGCCGACAGAGGCGTGATGGCCGAAGTCATGGAGATTGCGATCCAGGACGCCCGCGGGCAGGACGTCGAGCAGTATCGGATCAACCAGATCGTCGGCCAGATCGAAGATTCGATCTACGTCTTCCCGTTTCGTCTCCCCAAGAACCTCGCGCTCGTGCTTCGAGTCGCGACCGTCGTCGAAGGGGTCTGCGTGACCCTCGATCCCGAATTCGACTTCATCGACGTCGCGACGGACTACCTCACCGAAGAAGGCTATCGCGAGGAAACCGCCCGGCAGTACGTCGCGGAGACAGGCCAGCAACTCCGACAGACCGGCGAATCGTTGACGCGACTCGCTCCCAAGACCGAACGGACGCTCGATCGACTTGAGCGCGACGACCTCTTCGTTCGCATCGGGCTCGAGGACGAGGAGGATGTCTTCAATACGTTCGCCAAGCGCTTGATTTACGGCATGTTGCTTACGATGTCGCTGTTCTCGATGGGCGTCCTCTACGCCCTGCAAGCACCCGAGGCCAGCATCGTCGCTGCGGTCTTCTCGTTCGTCGTCGCGATTCAACTCTACCGGTCGTTTCGCGAGCCGCGTTCGACGCGCGTCAAGCCCCAGTTCACCCGCCAGAACATGCGCCAGCGACGCGAAGAGGAGTGA
- a CDS encoding small multi-drug export protein, with translation MTGTLLLIDVGSTLEDAGGFLQYLLVFVFAAIPVVEILVVIPVAIGVGLDPVLSGVFAFAGNVASIYVLIGFHKQLREWWHRRRGRETRTRDELSEPPDEESASDRYARARGLWERYGLPGIAVGGPILTGVHIAALVALLAGGSNRLVAGWMTVGIAAWTVVLVAGSVYGFSLLGVV, from the coding sequence ATGACGGGTACACTGCTGCTCATCGATGTCGGGTCGACGCTCGAGGACGCGGGCGGATTCCTTCAGTACCTGCTGGTATTCGTATTCGCGGCTATTCCGGTCGTGGAGATTCTGGTCGTCATCCCCGTCGCGATCGGTGTCGGACTCGACCCGGTGCTCTCGGGCGTCTTCGCGTTCGCCGGAAACGTCGCCTCGATTTACGTCCTCATCGGCTTCCACAAACAGCTCAGAGAGTGGTGGCACAGGCGCCGCGGGCGCGAGACGCGGACACGCGACGAGTTGAGTGAACCGCCCGACGAGGAGTCGGCGAGCGACCGGTACGCCCGTGCTCGAGGGCTCTGGGAACGGTACGGACTGCCTGGTATCGCAGTGGGCGGGCCGATCCTGACTGGCGTACATATCGCCGCACTCGTCGCCTTGCTGGCGGGGGGGTCGAACCGACTGGTCGCGGGCTGGATGACCGTCGGCATCGCGGCGTGGACGGTCGTGTTAGTAGCTGGTTCCGTATACGGATTCTCCTTGCTCGGCGTCGTCTGA
- a CDS encoding deoxyhypusine synthase: MSDDHDSSHTPERETFSHDPIGHAEARAGMTVGELAEQYGNAGVGAADLHEAVDVTESMFADDVTVFFSLAGAMVPTGMRRIVADLIREGHIDVLVTTGANLTHDSIEAIGGKHHHGAAHAEGKTEREHDETLRDEGVDRIYNVYLPQEYFADFESHLREEVFPVLETEAEESGPVSIQRFTEELGRANSDVNERDDIEEGPGIAATAYEHDVPIYCPAVQDSVLGLQAWMYSQTSPFSLDALADMSPLTDVAFDAEKAGAFVVGGGVPKNFTLQTMLVTPGAYDYGVQLTMDPKQTGGLSGATLEEARSWGKLEKDAENVSVYGDATISLPLVIAATLERLEA; the protein is encoded by the coding sequence ATGAGCGACGATCACGACTCGAGTCACACTCCAGAACGAGAGACGTTTTCGCACGACCCCATCGGCCACGCCGAGGCCCGTGCTGGCATGACGGTTGGCGAACTCGCCGAGCAGTACGGGAACGCCGGCGTCGGTGCTGCGGACCTCCACGAAGCCGTCGACGTGACGGAATCGATGTTCGCCGACGACGTGACCGTCTTCTTCAGCCTCGCGGGGGCGATGGTCCCGACGGGGATGCGTCGGATCGTCGCCGATCTGATCCGCGAGGGCCACATCGACGTGCTGGTGACCACCGGCGCGAATCTCACGCACGACTCGATCGAAGCCATCGGCGGAAAACACCACCACGGCGCGGCCCACGCCGAGGGGAAGACCGAACGCGAACACGACGAGACGCTTCGCGACGAGGGCGTCGATCGAATCTACAACGTCTACCTGCCCCAGGAGTACTTCGCGGACTTCGAGTCACACCTGCGCGAGGAGGTCTTTCCGGTGCTCGAGACAGAAGCCGAAGAATCGGGTCCCGTCTCGATCCAGCGTTTCACCGAGGAACTGGGTCGGGCGAACAGCGACGTGAACGAACGCGACGATATCGAAGAAGGCCCCGGCATCGCGGCCACAGCGTACGAACACGACGTGCCGATTTACTGCCCCGCCGTTCAGGACTCCGTGCTCGGCCTGCAGGCGTGGATGTACTCCCAGACCTCGCCGTTCTCGCTCGACGCGCTGGCAGACATGTCACCGCTCACGGACGTCGCCTTCGACGCCGAGAAAGCCGGCGCGTTCGTCGTCGGCGGCGGCGTCCCCAAGAACTTCACCCTCCAGACGATGCTCGTCACGCCCGGAGCCTACGACTACGGCGTCCAGTTGACGATGGACCCCAAACAGACAGGGGGACTTTCGGGTGCGACCCTCGAGGAAGCCCGCTCGTGGGGTAAACTCGAGAAAGACGCCGAGAACGTCTCGGTCTACGGCGACGCGACGATCAGCCTACCGCTCGTGATCGCGGCCACGCTCGAGCGACTTGAGGCGTAG
- a CDS encoding Nif3-like dinuclear metal center hexameric protein yields the protein MELAEFVDRLDEELRTDAYADLDASANGLQVGPDSAEVEHVAVAVDGVQETFERAADAGADVLLTHHGISWGGFDRVTGRTYENVETLLENDLALYVSHLPLDGHQELGNAAGVADVLDLEDRTPFGELGPEYIGQRGVAPESYTTTQVQERLETSLEGRENPVQVLEGGPDELEEIAIITGSGTDWLAEAEAAGVDALVTGEGKQKAYHEARERGVTVFLAGHYATETFGVRALQNLVEEWGLETTYVDVPTGL from the coding sequence ATGGAACTCGCCGAATTCGTCGACAGACTCGACGAGGAGCTCCGAACCGACGCGTACGCCGACCTCGACGCCAGCGCGAACGGCCTGCAGGTCGGCCCCGACAGCGCCGAGGTCGAACACGTCGCCGTCGCCGTCGACGGCGTCCAGGAGACGTTCGAACGCGCGGCCGACGCCGGTGCCGACGTCCTTCTCACCCACCACGGAATCTCCTGGGGCGGATTCGATCGCGTCACCGGCCGCACGTACGAGAACGTCGAGACGCTCCTCGAGAACGACCTCGCACTGTACGTCTCCCATCTCCCCCTCGACGGCCACCAGGAACTCGGCAACGCCGCCGGTGTCGCGGACGTACTCGACCTCGAGGATCGAACCCCCTTCGGCGAACTCGGCCCCGAGTACATCGGCCAGCGGGGTGTCGCACCAGAATCGTACACGACGACCCAGGTTCAGGAACGACTGGAAACGTCGCTCGAGGGCCGCGAAAACCCCGTACAGGTGCTCGAGGGCGGCCCCGACGAACTCGAGGAGATCGCGATCATCACCGGTAGCGGCACTGACTGGCTCGCCGAAGCCGAAGCCGCCGGCGTGGACGCGCTCGTCACGGGCGAAGGGAAGCAGAAGGCCTACCACGAGGCTCGAGAGCGAGGTGTAACGGTCTTCCTCGCCGGCCACTACGCGACGGAGACCTTCGGTGTCCGCGCGCTCCAGAACCTGGTCGAAGAGTGGGGTCTCGAGACGACGTATGTCGACGTTCCAACGGGATTGTAA